A segment of the Ignavibacteriales bacterium genome:
ACTATATATACTTCCTATATTACTTTTTTCAGTCGTCATTCACGAAGTTGCACATGGTTGGATGGCTTTAAAACTTGGTGATCCAACCGCTAAACAAATGGGAAGATTGACATTAAATCCCGTTCCGCATATCGATCCGATCGGGTCGATTCTTGTCCCGTTGTTTTCACTTTTTGTCGCAGGCAGAGTTTTTATTGCATGGGCAAAACCGGTTCCGGTCAATCCGTTTAATTTTTCTGATTATCGGAGGGATGATATACTTGTTTCGATTGTCGGACCGATTTCAAATCTTATTGTCGCACTCGGTTGCACAATTATGTTTATTCTTGTTGCACTACTCGGACAAGTGGTACCGATTAACAATCCTGTTGTTGAGGAAGCATTCAGTTTCCTTTTCAAAATGTTCGCGGGCGGAATAACTCTTAATGTTGTTCTCGCGGTATTCAATCTTATACCGATACCGCCACTCGATGGTTCACACGTTGTTGCGGCAATGCTTCCGGATTCTTTAAGCGAACAATATCAGCGCTTGGGATTTTATGGAATTTTTATTGTCATAATTATAATGCGCTGGCAGCCGTTCAGTATGTTGTTTTCCAGCATTATAAGCGTTTTGTCTTATCCTTACTTTATGCTAATACAATTGGTAGTTCAATAAAAAATTATTATTCAATCATTCATTAGTTCAATCTCACAATGAAACAATTTAATGTAGCTGTGATCGGTGCAACCGGACTTGTGGGCCGGAAGATGATCCAAGTTTTGGAA
Coding sequences within it:
- a CDS encoding site-2 protease family protein translates to MLEQLYILPILLFSVVIHEVAHGWMALKLGDPTAKQMGRLTLNPVPHIDPIGSILVPLFSLFVAGRVFIAWAKPVPVNPFNFSDYRRDDILVSIVGPISNLIVALGCTIMFILVALLGQVVPINNPVVEEAFSFLFKMFAGGITLNVVLAVFNLIPIPPLDGSHVVAAMLPDSLSEQYQRLGFYGIFIVIIIMRWQPFSMLFSSIISVLSYPYFMLIQLVVQ